One Gossypium raimondii isolate GPD5lz chromosome 3, ASM2569854v1, whole genome shotgun sequence genomic window carries:
- the LOC128039972 gene encoding uncharacterized protein LOC128039972, translated as MPPREEFPTERLEGAPSNDIGWHFGTPVPNARRNIVCKLCGKVVKGGITRFKEHIAHKTGNVAPCPNVTVSAEVGQGVKLSTPYEVSDVYLESEYQRVRDWVNGLKTHWNELGATIMCDGWTNSLNQMHIINFLVYCSKGTIFWKSVDASSVRSRDVEFYYCLLDSVVEEIGENYIVQIVTDNEAAMKAAGKKLMLKRKHLYWTSCAAHCLDLCLEDIGKKPSSKSVR; from the exons atgcCACCACGTGAAGAGTTCCCGACTGAAAGATTGGAGGGTGCACCAAGTAATGATATAGGTTGGCACTTTGGAACTCCAGTGCCAAATGCGAGACGAAATATCGTATGTAAACTTTGTGGTAAAGTTGTGAAAGGAGGAATAACACGATTTAAAGAGCACATTGCACATAAAACCGGCAATGTTGCACCATGCCCTAATGTTACTG TGTCAGCAGAAGTTGGACAAGGTGTAAAGCTTTCAACACCTTATGAGGTTTCAGATGTGTATTTGGAGTCAGAGTATCAACGAGTTCGTGATTGGGTAAATGGACTAAAGACTCATTGGAACGAATTGGGTGCAACTATAATGTGTGATGGTTGGACCAACAGTTTGAATCAAATGCACATCATTAATTTCCTTGTTTATTGTAGTAAAGGAACCATTTTTTGGAAATCGGTAGATGCCTCAAGTGTCCGTAGTAGAGATGTCGAATTCTACTACTGTTTGTTAGATTCAGTTGTAGAAGAAATTGGAGAAAATTACATTGTCCAAATAGTGACTGATAATGAGGCAGCAATGAAAGCTgctggaaaaaaattaatgttgaaaagaaaacatttaTATTGGACCTCATGTGCAGCTCACTGTTTAGATTTATGCCTTGAAGATATTGGGAAAAAGCCCAGTAGCAAAAGTGTTAGATGA